A genomic stretch from Photobacterium atrarenae includes:
- the tssC gene encoding type VI secretion system contractile sheath large subunit, with amino-acid sequence MEKEPDINISDLTAERIKIMLRRAIESIDKRLNEQINEILHYEDFKRLESSWRGIRYLTEQNSGCETEMTCKVKIINLNWHELSRDIGRAIDFDQSDFFRLIYSNEFTMPGGEPFGLLLGDYRISHKSHSGLSSNDIDTLQGISSASAAAFAPFITAADPSLFGVDRFSDLAHVKDIAAQFSQAEYFKWRSLRESEDSRFLGIVVPSMLMREPYKRDGSRRECFYFNEKIQNSETDYLWGNGAYAFAAVTLKAFSESGWFSQIRGIVPGQFKRGLVFNLPKSRIQLSRNVEMLKPAVDLQVGDHLEKQLSDGGFIPLSALYQTEYLAFYSNASVNKPRRYESESANVNSRLSSMLQYTLCASRFAHYIKVMGRDKIGSYNTAEELENEFQRWLFQYTTASDEASDEVRAKYPLNEAKIKVREYAGRTGYFYSIIHLRPHFQLDEMVSSMRLITELSPNNYTTG; translated from the coding sequence TTGGAGAAAGAGCCAGATATAAATATATCTGACTTAACCGCTGAACGTATCAAGATTATGTTGCGGCGGGCAATTGAGTCGATTGATAAAAGGCTGAACGAACAAATTAATGAGATCTTACACTATGAAGACTTTAAAAGATTAGAGTCAAGCTGGCGAGGAATACGTTATCTGACGGAGCAAAATAGTGGCTGCGAAACTGAGATGACATGCAAGGTTAAAATAATTAACCTTAACTGGCATGAACTCAGCCGTGATATCGGACGAGCGATAGATTTTGACCAAAGTGACTTTTTCAGATTAATCTACAGCAATGAATTCACTATGCCAGGTGGTGAGCCATTTGGTTTATTGCTTGGAGACTATCGAATATCTCATAAGTCTCATTCTGGCTTGTCAAGTAATGACATTGATACATTACAAGGTATATCAAGTGCTTCTGCTGCCGCATTTGCGCCATTTATTACGGCTGCTGATCCTTCCCTCTTTGGTGTGGATCGCTTTTCAGATCTAGCTCATGTGAAAGACATCGCCGCACAGTTTTCGCAAGCAGAATATTTTAAATGGAGAAGTTTAAGAGAATCTGAAGACTCTCGTTTTCTGGGGATCGTTGTGCCAAGCATGTTGATGCGGGAGCCTTATAAACGAGATGGTTCACGGCGAGAGTGCTTTTATTTCAATGAAAAAATTCAAAATAGCGAGACAGATTACTTGTGGGGAAATGGTGCTTACGCTTTTGCTGCAGTCACGTTGAAAGCATTCTCTGAGTCGGGGTGGTTTAGTCAAATTCGAGGCATTGTGCCAGGGCAATTTAAGCGTGGGTTGGTGTTCAATCTCCCCAAAAGCCGAATCCAATTGTCGAGAAATGTAGAAATGCTCAAGCCTGCTGTTGACTTACAGGTTGGAGATCATCTGGAAAAACAGCTGTCGGATGGTGGTTTCATTCCTCTGTCTGCGTTGTATCAGACCGAGTATCTTGCTTTTTATAGTAATGCCTCTGTTAATAAGCCCAGAAGATATGAGTCTGAAAGTGCGAATGTGAACTCTAGATTGTCGTCTATGCTGCAATATACATTATGTGCATCTAGATTTGCGCACTATATAAAAGTGATGGGTAGAGACAAGATTGGTTCTTATAATACAGCCGAAGAACTTGAGAATGAATTTCAGCGTTGGCTGTTTCAATATACCACTGCTTCAGATGAGGCTTCAGATGAAGTGAGGGCTAAATATCCGCTGAACGAGGCTAAAATTAAAGTTCGTGAATATGCTGGAAGGACTGGTTATTTTTATTCCATTATTCACCTTCGCCCGCATTTCCAGTTAGACGAAATGGTGTCCAGTATGCGGCTTATCACTGAACTCTCACCAAATAATTATACTACGGGATAA
- the tssC gene encoding type VI secretion system contractile sheath large subunit: protein MSTSTLTTHDTDRSEESISLLEQAISATKQTDSSRAEELLRTLTQEALKGTVTWNKNLTVTFREAIAAIDTAISSQLAEIMHHEQLQKLEGSWRGLNYLVMNSNTSQTLKIRMLNMSKKELHKDLSKAVEFDQSQIFKKVYEAEFGTPGGEPYGALIGDYEFTNHPEDIETLSLMSNVAAAGFSPFLSAASPALFGFDEWTELAKPRDLEKVFESLEYTKWRSFRESADSRFVTLTMPRVLARLPYGEATAPVEAFRYEEFQVDEESGLSVKADHDDYCWMNASYVMGAKLTDAFAKYGFCTAIRGAEGGGRVDNLPSHIFLSDDGDPDLKCPTEIGITDRREAELGKLGFLPLCHYKNTNYAVFFGAQTCQKPEQHNNPDATANAAISARLPYMMATSRFAHYLKVMARDKIGSYMEAEEVEAWLNRWILSYVNASEGGGQEIRAKYPLADAKVKVKEIPGQPGVYNAIAWLRPWLQMEELTTSLRLVAKIPDIG from the coding sequence ATGAGTACTAGCACTTTAACTACGCATGATACGGATAGATCCGAGGAAAGCATCTCTCTGCTTGAGCAAGCTATTTCTGCAACGAAACAAACAGATAGCTCCCGCGCCGAAGAATTGCTGCGTACGCTTACCCAAGAAGCGCTGAAGGGGACTGTTACCTGGAATAAAAACCTGACTGTCACGTTCAGAGAAGCGATTGCTGCAATTGACACAGCGATTTCTTCTCAACTTGCTGAAATTATGCACCATGAACAATTACAGAAGCTTGAGGGCAGTTGGCGTGGGCTGAACTACCTGGTCATGAACTCGAATACCAGCCAGACGCTGAAGATCCGTATGCTCAATATGAGCAAAAAAGAGCTTCATAAAGATTTGAGTAAGGCAGTTGAGTTTGATCAAAGCCAGATATTCAAAAAGGTCTATGAAGCGGAGTTTGGTACTCCGGGTGGCGAACCCTATGGCGCGCTTATCGGTGATTACGAGTTTACCAACCACCCTGAAGATATTGAAACCTTGAGTTTAATGTCTAATGTGGCCGCAGCCGGATTTTCGCCATTTTTATCAGCAGCCTCGCCAGCTTTGTTCGGCTTTGATGAATGGACTGAGCTTGCGAAGCCTCGTGACTTGGAGAAAGTCTTCGAATCACTTGAATACACAAAGTGGCGTTCGTTCAGAGAAAGTGCAGACTCCCGCTTTGTAACCCTGACGATGCCACGTGTGCTTGCTCGTTTACCATATGGTGAGGCTACTGCACCTGTTGAAGCGTTCCGATATGAAGAATTTCAGGTCGATGAAGAGTCGGGCCTGTCTGTAAAAGCAGATCATGACGATTACTGCTGGATGAATGCCTCTTATGTGATGGGGGCCAAGCTGACAGACGCCTTTGCCAAGTACGGATTCTGTACCGCAATTCGTGGTGCAGAAGGAGGTGGTCGTGTTGACAATTTGCCTTCACACATTTTCTTGAGTGATGACGGCGATCCGGACTTGAAATGTCCGACAGAAATCGGAATTACGGATCGTCGTGAAGCTGAACTGGGTAAACTAGGCTTCCTGCCACTTTGCCACTACAAGAATACGAACTATGCAGTGTTCTTCGGTGCCCAAACTTGTCAAAAGCCTGAGCAGCATAATAATCCGGACGCGACTGCGAACGCGGCAATTTCGGCACGCTTACCCTATATGATGGCGACGTCCCGGTTTGCGCATTACCTGAAAGTGATGGCGCGTGACAAGATTGGCAGTTACATGGAAGCGGAAGAAGTTGAGGCTTGGCTGAATCGCTGGATCCTGTCGTATGTGAATGCGTCTGAAGGTGGCGGGCAGGAAATCCGTGCTAAATATCCGCTTGCTGATGCCAAAGTAAAAGTGAAAGAGATTCCGGGGCAGCCGGGTGTATACAATGCGATTGCTTGGCTGCGTCCTTGGTTACAGATGGAAGAACTGACAACGTCTTTACGTCTAGTCGCAAAAATTCCAGATATTGGATAA
- the tssB gene encoding type VI secretion system contractile sheath small subunit: MESIHGKLSRVRKPRVHITYDVETEGSTVKKELAFVVGVMGDFAGQNTKELKPIKDRRFIQIDRDNFDDVLGKMNPKLSFKVENKLANDGTDIEVDLEFRSMADFEPAAIVNQVDPLRKLMETRNKLRDLMTKVDRSEELENLLESVLNNTKDLQQLSDELSIGSKEPSE, translated from the coding sequence ATGGAAAGTATCCATGGGAAATTATCAAGGGTACGTAAGCCGAGAGTACATATCACCTATGATGTGGAAACGGAAGGCTCTACGGTTAAGAAAGAACTTGCGTTTGTTGTTGGTGTGATGGGTGATTTTGCAGGTCAAAACACGAAAGAACTGAAACCAATTAAAGATCGTCGGTTTATACAAATTGATCGAGATAACTTTGACGATGTACTAGGTAAGATGAACCCTAAACTTAGTTTTAAGGTAGAGAATAAACTTGCCAATGACGGAACTGACATTGAAGTTGATTTAGAGTTCAGATCAATGGCTGACTTTGAACCTGCTGCCATTGTAAACCAGGTCGATCCATTACGTAAGCTGATGGAGACCCGCAATAAGCTTCGTGATCTGATGACTAAAGTTGATCGCTCTGAAGAGTTAGAGAATTTGCTGGAGTCAGTGCTGAACAATACAAAGGATTTGCAACAGCTGTCTGATGAATTAAGCATAGGAAGTAAGGAGCCGTCAGAATGA
- the tssA gene encoding type VI secretion system protein TssA: MDNIQLDFEGVLKPISAESQTGNDPRSDTSPHSPYYLLKDVRNQARAAERLALIDNEPLLSLSDKWRQILRQVPELLANEAKDLEYAAWYIEGLTRNYGFKGLGTGFKVARLLIEEFWDDLYPEPDEDGLETRISPLIGLNGVDGEGTLLMPISCIPLTELHNDKCFSLWEYEQAVDIERLDQDKRQQKIAAGGVSLKDVNDAVLASSVEFYQALYKDIEFSIQEFDALSAVMDRACGTPVPTSQITKKLNICKDTVEYLAADKLLFMTPNDENPLSEVSDEVVDHMAGRSDLSMALNSRSDAIDNLKLIAEFFKKQSHIHRWLTVLSKSFAGVRCHYRIY; this comes from the coding sequence ATGGATAACATTCAACTTGATTTTGAAGGGGTATTAAAACCTATTTCTGCCGAGAGTCAAACGGGTAATGACCCCCGTTCAGATACATCGCCTCATTCACCTTATTATCTGTTGAAGGATGTCAGGAATCAGGCTCGTGCAGCAGAAAGATTAGCGCTTATTGATAATGAGCCGCTATTAAGTTTGTCTGATAAATGGCGTCAAATTCTTAGGCAAGTCCCTGAGCTTCTTGCTAACGAGGCAAAAGATCTTGAATATGCTGCCTGGTACATCGAGGGACTCACAAGAAATTATGGTTTTAAGGGACTGGGTACTGGTTTTAAAGTTGCTCGTTTACTGATTGAGGAATTTTGGGATGACCTTTACCCGGAGCCTGATGAGGATGGCTTGGAAACTCGCATCTCTCCTTTGATTGGGCTCAACGGTGTTGATGGTGAAGGTACGCTTTTGATGCCAATCAGCTGTATACCGTTGACTGAGCTTCACAATGATAAATGTTTTTCATTGTGGGAATATGAACAAGCTGTTGATATTGAACGCCTTGATCAAGACAAACGACAGCAAAAAATTGCGGCAGGCGGAGTTTCATTAAAAGATGTTAATGATGCGGTCTTGGCATCGAGCGTTGAATTTTATCAGGCCTTGTATAAAGACATTGAATTTTCTATACAAGAGTTTGATGCGTTATCTGCAGTCATGGACCGAGCTTGTGGCACACCGGTACCAACTTCTCAGATTACGAAAAAGTTGAATATTTGCAAAGATACAGTGGAGTATCTGGCAGCAGATAAGTTACTTTTTATGACTCCAAATGATGAAAATCCGCTATCTGAAGTGTCGGATGAAGTTGTTGATCATATGGCTGGACGTAGTGACTTGAGCATGGCTCTTAATTCGCGTAGCGATGCCATTGATAATTTAAAGTTAATTGCCGAATTTTTTAAAAAACAGAGCCACATTCACCGATGGCTTACGGTATTGAGCAAGTCATTCGCTGGAGTGCGATGTCATTACCGGATTTATTAG
- a CDS encoding PP2C family protein-serine/threonine phosphatase, producing MAEMGLVMVDYCLNFSSFSKSHEGKVRSYNEDAFFCSDANGVWVVADGMGGHEAGDYASKLLVELIEHHLSKVNEKDVDTVLLRDIVTEANYKIKEYSINELNGEVVGTTVAILLIQNGHFYCLWAGDSRIYLYRNNQLVQKTRDHSQVMDMVDQGILTEENAEQHPMANVITRAVGVEYEIDIDEVSDTLCDGDKFLLCSDGLTKELNHHHISDCLRASEVNDSVLALMHSALVRGASDNVTCVMVKVSEQVHQTRLETTVPIFKKKR from the coding sequence ATGGCAGAAATGGGGTTGGTGATGGTGGACTATTGTTTGAACTTTTCATCATTCTCAAAAAGTCATGAGGGCAAGGTGCGCTCATATAATGAAGATGCCTTTTTTTGCTCTGATGCCAATGGCGTTTGGGTTGTTGCTGATGGGATGGGGGGGCATGAAGCGGGGGATTATGCCAGCAAATTACTCGTTGAACTGATTGAACATCATTTGAGTAAAGTAAACGAAAAAGATGTTGATACGGTACTTTTGCGAGATATTGTTACCGAAGCAAATTACAAGATCAAAGAGTACTCAATCAATGAGTTAAATGGGGAAGTTGTCGGAACCACGGTGGCAATATTGCTCATTCAGAATGGCCATTTTTACTGCCTTTGGGCAGGTGATAGCCGAATTTATCTCTATCGAAATAATCAGTTGGTTCAAAAAACACGGGATCACAGCCAAGTCATGGATATGGTAGATCAAGGTATTTTGACTGAGGAAAATGCAGAGCAGCACCCTATGGCGAATGTTATTACCAGAGCTGTAGGCGTTGAATATGAGATAGACATTGATGAAGTATCAGACACTTTGTGCGATGGTGATAAGTTCTTACTTTGCTCCGATGGTTTAACAAAAGAGTTAAACCATCATCATATATCTGATTGCCTTCGCGCCAGTGAGGTGAATGATTCTGTATTAGCTTTAATGCATTCAGCGCTGGTGAGAGGGGCATCGGATAATGTCACTTGTGTCATGGTGAAAGTATCAGAACAAGTACACCAAACCAGGTTAGAAACGACAGTCCCTATTTTTAAGAAGAAACGATAA
- the tagF gene encoding type VI secretion system-associated protein TagF, translated as MSGTALISKFGYFGKVPERGDYIHHDVSVEFTEVWSEWLQSVLAVSKEQLAEQWLDAFLTSPVWHFSLSPGVCCDKTVIGTMMPSVDQVGRHYFFTTVREVNKNPYDYWMSRDWSLKIERHLLKLYDDGNALEPWLATFSDNDWLIEDEPVSSSPRIMTSNSKGMIVVDESESDSDYFIHHLAESSFDNYCIWWTSGSQKIQKCKLITSGLPLVGQFSAMLDGKWQKWGW; from the coding sequence ATGTCCGGCACGGCTTTAATATCTAAATTTGGCTACTTTGGCAAAGTGCCTGAGCGTGGGGATTATATTCATCATGATGTCTCTGTTGAATTTACTGAAGTTTGGAGCGAGTGGTTGCAGTCAGTACTCGCAGTGAGTAAAGAGCAGTTAGCAGAGCAATGGCTGGACGCCTTTTTAACCAGCCCTGTGTGGCATTTTTCGCTATCGCCGGGCGTTTGCTGTGACAAGACGGTGATAGGTACCATGATGCCAAGTGTTGACCAAGTGGGTAGGCACTATTTTTTTACCACGGTACGAGAAGTCAACAAGAACCCGTATGACTACTGGATGAGTCGAGACTGGAGTTTAAAGATTGAGCGTCACTTGCTTAAGCTGTATGACGACGGAAATGCTCTGGAGCCTTGGCTCGCTACATTCAGTGACAATGACTGGCTGATTGAAGATGAGCCTGTGTCATCATCGCCAAGAATAATGACCAGTAACTCAAAGGGCATGATTGTAGTTGATGAGAGTGAGTCAGATTCTGACTACTTTATACACCACTTAGCTGAGTCAAGTTTCGATAACTACTGTATTTGGTGGACCAGCGGATCACAGAAAATTCAGAAGTGTAAATTAATCACATCAGGCTTGCCTTTAGTGGGACAGTTCTCTGCGATGTTAGACGGCAAATGGCAGAAATGGGGTTGGTGA
- the tssM gene encoding type VI secretion system membrane subunit TssM: MFYRFIHYLKAVLYSKWAITLIGLLALSFLIWFGGPLIAIAGSEPFSSPIVRLVIILCLTFFWAGINIYQAKKEKRSNEENVNSLLNISSEEEDKEGIDHEIDTLRARITKAISILKTSSLLKGKSLYELPWYILIGPPGTGKTTALYNSGLEFPLKDQLGDDPLAGVGGTRHCDWWFTNKAILIDTAGRYTTQNSNAKLDSKAWLGFLGLLKKYRTQKPINGAIITISLTSLMNDTPTERTLQARAIKQRLQELKNRLGMNFPVYVIFTKADLVAGFNEFFEGLSQEQREQVFGITLPEQSSEDEQGVVSQFNREFHRILENLTQQINEKVFNVADKEKRLLIYEFPKQLRMLQAAADDLLKIIFSPNSFEEPPMLRGIYLVSATQKGTPIDKVISEATHSLGMGEVSLHQHGGQSKGYFVKNLFEQVIFPEQDAGTLNRIHERNSLLIRRCVIGASCLLLVTSTVLWSLSYRWNMLYVDKTEEVLDEFDLITGSGLSKDTDIVSLVKALDYLKQSPNSISKSLDGEVVVAKNLGLYQGDKIGEPLNVAYYRVLKEHFSPYITSALIHDMNQKQSYLEYLYETLKTYLMLFDSSRFNKEQVLSWYVQYYGRNYPGEINADLRTSLLVHTDAMLESGVRTADYDDDSVRVAREALSELPLSERAYQRLKLDYKSSHIPDFRITNVIGSDSHNIFYRESGKKLSEGIPGLYTYNGFHSIFQLENQRIVKRLMEDSWIYGDEEIELSKITNDEIMKEVESKYYQEYIFVWEKLISDLRLKEFDSASEGIDIVSVLSGSERPIQNMIYAIQKQLKLSTLPAGDEVTKAAKIATHAADVALENKKSRIERYLPVSESNARGDLPGEVVEDYFSEILDATESDLKQINYSLSTLESELLNIANVRSGKVNQLPLIGTSNNTEINSAFRKLRDTLPEPFSYWLVEAHNKTTQLSKEGTQSQLNDIWQDQVYREYKKAIRGKYPLSPNARHEVKLKDFSKFFGYGGVIDSFFSQYVEQYVDTSRNRWRFVNNVGISNRSLRQFQRAREIRNKFFEPGTQNLNVEFGMETVYLDLHISNFRFELGDTSMTYRHGPTRVNSFKWPTNGRSDGVRLIFTPPQSGFSITKEYPGEWGLFRMFTQAKNQRAQTVTDKVINVDFKGNKVAMKLVPSSVSHPFWLKALESFSCPARL, translated from the coding sequence ATGTTTTACAGATTTATTCATTATCTTAAAGCAGTTTTATACTCAAAGTGGGCTATCACTTTGATCGGCTTGCTAGCGTTATCCTTCTTAATCTGGTTTGGAGGTCCGCTGATTGCAATTGCTGGCAGTGAGCCGTTTTCTAGCCCAATCGTAAGATTGGTAATAATCTTGTGCCTGACATTTTTTTGGGCAGGTATTAACATTTACCAAGCTAAAAAAGAGAAAAGGAGCAATGAGGAGAATGTAAACTCTTTGCTGAATATTTCATCGGAAGAGGAAGATAAAGAAGGTATTGACCATGAGATCGATACGTTACGCGCACGAATTACCAAGGCGATCTCAATCCTAAAAACATCTTCATTACTGAAAGGAAAGAGCTTATATGAGTTGCCTTGGTATATTTTAATTGGCCCACCCGGAACAGGGAAAACAACTGCCTTGTACAACTCAGGTTTGGAGTTTCCGCTTAAAGACCAGCTAGGTGACGATCCGTTGGCTGGGGTTGGCGGTACCAGGCACTGTGATTGGTGGTTTACAAATAAAGCTATTCTGATTGATACAGCAGGTCGGTATACAACACAGAACAGCAACGCTAAGCTCGATAGTAAAGCCTGGCTCGGATTTCTCGGTCTGCTTAAAAAATACAGGACTCAAAAGCCGATCAATGGTGCAATTATCACTATCAGCCTAACCAGCTTGATGAATGACACGCCTACAGAAAGAACACTTCAGGCGCGTGCAATAAAACAACGCCTTCAAGAGTTAAAAAATAGGCTGGGCATGAATTTCCCTGTGTATGTTATTTTTACAAAGGCTGATCTGGTCGCGGGGTTTAATGAGTTTTTTGAAGGGTTAAGCCAGGAGCAGCGTGAGCAGGTTTTTGGCATAACCCTTCCAGAGCAGTCCAGCGAAGATGAACAAGGTGTAGTTTCTCAATTCAATCGAGAGTTTCATCGAATTCTAGAAAACTTAACTCAACAGATTAACGAAAAAGTTTTCAACGTAGCTGACAAAGAAAAGCGCCTGCTGATTTACGAATTTCCAAAACAGCTCAGGATGTTGCAAGCAGCAGCGGATGATTTGTTGAAAATAATATTTAGCCCGAATAGCTTTGAAGAGCCACCAATGTTGCGTGGGATATATTTAGTTAGCGCGACACAGAAAGGCACACCTATTGACAAGGTTATTTCTGAAGCAACGCATAGTCTCGGAATGGGAGAAGTTTCGCTACATCAGCATGGTGGTCAGTCGAAAGGTTACTTTGTCAAAAACTTGTTCGAACAGGTGATCTTTCCAGAGCAAGATGCTGGAACATTGAACCGTATCCATGAAAGAAATAGCCTATTGATTCGTCGCTGCGTCATTGGTGCAAGCTGTTTGCTTCTCGTCACTTCTACTGTGTTGTGGAGTTTGAGTTACCGCTGGAATATGCTTTATGTGGACAAGACTGAAGAAGTACTGGATGAGTTCGATCTAATTACAGGAAGTGGTTTATCAAAAGATACTGATATTGTTTCCCTGGTAAAGGCTTTGGACTATTTGAAACAATCACCAAATTCTATTTCAAAAAGTTTAGACGGTGAGGTTGTTGTTGCCAAAAACTTAGGGTTGTATCAAGGTGATAAGATTGGCGAGCCTCTTAATGTTGCCTATTATCGAGTATTGAAAGAACACTTTTCACCGTATATTACCTCTGCTTTAATTCATGATATGAATCAGAAGCAGTCATATTTGGAATATTTATATGAGACATTGAAAACTTATTTGATGTTGTTTGATAGCAGTCGATTTAATAAAGAGCAAGTTCTGAGTTGGTATGTTCAATATTATGGTCGTAATTACCCGGGTGAGATAAATGCTGATCTCAGAACGTCTTTGTTAGTTCATACCGATGCCATGCTTGAAAGTGGTGTGAGAACTGCTGACTATGACGATGATAGTGTAAGAGTGGCTCGTGAGGCCTTGAGTGAGCTTCCGCTCTCCGAAAGAGCATATCAACGTCTGAAGCTTGACTATAAATCAAGCCATATACCTGACTTCCGGATCACCAATGTCATTGGGAGCGATAGTCACAATATTTTCTACCGGGAAAGCGGGAAAAAATTGAGTGAAGGGATCCCTGGGCTTTACACCTATAACGGATTTCACAGTATCTTTCAGTTAGAAAATCAGAGAATAGTCAAGCGTTTGATGGAAGACTCATGGATTTATGGTGATGAAGAAATAGAGCTTTCGAAAATTACTAACGACGAAATTATGAAGGAAGTTGAGAGTAAGTATTATCAGGAGTACATCTTTGTATGGGAAAAACTAATTTCAGATCTCAGGCTCAAGGAATTTGATTCAGCTTCAGAAGGAATTGACATCGTTAGTGTGCTTTCTGGATCGGAGAGACCGATACAGAACATGATCTATGCTATTCAGAAACAGCTAAAGTTAAGTACACTGCCGGCTGGAGATGAGGTGACTAAAGCAGCGAAAATTGCGACTCATGCTGCAGACGTTGCGCTAGAAAATAAAAAGTCAAGAATTGAACGTTATCTTCCGGTGTCGGAAAGTAACGCTCGTGGTGATTTACCGGGAGAAGTTGTAGAAGATTATTTTTCAGAAATTCTTGATGCTACGGAAAGTGACTTAAAACAAATAAATTATTCATTGAGTACGCTGGAAAGTGAACTGTTAAATATTGCGAATGTTCGTTCAGGCAAAGTGAATCAGCTACCATTGATAGGCACAAGTAATAATACAGAGATCAATAGTGCGTTCAGGAAACTAAGGGATACGTTACCTGAACCATTTAGCTATTGGTTAGTAGAGGCACATAACAAAACAACCCAGCTTTCTAAAGAAGGAACACAAAGTCAGCTCAATGACATTTGGCAAGATCAAGTTTATCGAGAATATAAAAAAGCAATCCGTGGAAAATATCCTTTATCACCGAATGCACGTCATGAAGTGAAGCTGAAAGATTTCTCTAAGTTCTTCGGTTATGGTGGTGTAATTGATAGTTTCTTTAGTCAATATGTAGAACAGTACGTAGATACTTCGAGAAACAGATGGCGGTTTGTTAATAACGTTGGGATTAGTAATAGATCACTACGTCAATTTCAGAGAGCAAGAGAAATCCGAAACAAATTTTTTGAGCCGGGTACCCAAAATTTGAATGTTGAATTTGGCATGGAAACTGTTTATCTGGATCTACATATCAGTAACTTCCGGTTTGAGCTCGGGGACACATCGATGACTTATCGTCACGGACCGACACGAGTAAATAGTTTTAAATGGCCGACAAATGGTCGATCTGATGGCGTCAGATTAATTTTCACACCACCACAATCTGGGTTTTCCATCACGAAAGAATACCCGGGAGAGTGGGGGTTATTCAGGATGTTCACACAAGCGAAGAATCAGCGTGCACAAACAGTTACAGACAAGGTGATCAATGTTGACTTTAAAGGAAATAAAGTCGCAATGAAGCTGGTACCTAGTAGTGTATCTCATCCATTTTGGCTTAAAGCACTGGAGAGCTTTTCATGTCCGGCACGGCTTTAA
- the tssL gene encoding type VI secretion system protein TssL, long form has protein sequence MADSTVIKPKPGRLGLMETNVGVVKAPSLSNDRTVVHKNSSKLGVMPLSNNPLVEEASIIFSIIFKVRSAPDNTNVDNLKKYSIDRVKDYEQRLKDNNLSLSDIESARYCLCSFVDETVLNTTWGGRSNWSEESLLSIFHTETFGGEYFYKLLDDALSDPQNNLLLIEFLYMCLSLGFIGKMRIEDNGMDQIETYRYKAFQIIKRMSENTETLISPTYKKNLLIGVKPTRGIPLWVVTAVFAVMTLGIYMGFSYNINSLSDPVFARINNIAQLEQGVVISDSEGNPSVQHLKQLLQSEVSKGFIELIELNDRLRIIINSSELFSSGSAEVKEGILPILAKVARVLESTSGHILITGHTDNQPIFTSKYPSNWHLSLARATAVANILAMGSELQGRLWPEGKGDASPRYPNDSHSQRAENRRVEIDLLFN, from the coding sequence GTGGCTGATTCAACAGTAATCAAACCAAAACCAGGACGATTAGGATTGATGGAGACCAATGTCGGTGTAGTCAAGGCACCATCATTGAGCAATGACAGAACAGTGGTTCATAAGAACTCTTCGAAACTGGGTGTTATGCCACTCTCGAATAATCCACTTGTCGAGGAAGCATCAATCATATTCTCAATTATTTTCAAGGTCAGAAGTGCTCCGGATAACACGAATGTCGATAACCTGAAAAAGTACTCAATTGATAGGGTGAAAGACTATGAGCAGAGATTGAAAGATAATAACTTGTCACTGAGTGATATTGAATCTGCTAGGTACTGTTTGTGCTCTTTCGTTGACGAGACCGTATTGAATACAACTTGGGGTGGTCGTTCAAACTGGTCTGAAGAAAGCTTGCTTTCTATTTTTCACACAGAAACTTTTGGTGGCGAATATTTCTATAAGCTGCTCGATGATGCACTATCTGATCCTCAAAATAATCTTTTGCTCATCGAGTTTCTATATATGTGTCTTTCCCTGGGGTTCATTGGGAAAATGCGCATTGAAGATAATGGCATGGATCAGATAGAAACTTATAGGTATAAGGCTTTCCAGATAATAAAAAGAATGTCAGAAAATACTGAAACTCTGATCAGCCCCACATACAAGAAGAACTTACTGATCGGGGTAAAACCGACTCGAGGTATTCCGCTGTGGGTAGTTACAGCAGTTTTTGCTGTGATGACCTTAGGGATTTACATGGGTTTTTCATATAATATCAATAGCTTATCTGATCCTGTTTTTGCTCGTATTAACAACATAGCTCAGTTAGAACAAGGTGTGGTTATTTCTGACAGTGAAGGCAACCCTTCAGTTCAGCACCTCAAGCAACTCTTACAAAGTGAAGTTTCTAAAGGGTTTATTGAACTGATTGAATTGAATGACAGGCTGAGGATTATTATTAATTCTAGTGAGTTGTTTTCCTCTGGTAGCGCTGAAGTAAAAGAGGGTATTTTGCCTATTCTTGCAAAAGTGGCTCGAGTGTTGGAATCAACAAGTGGACATATTTTAATCACCGGGCATACAGACAATCAGCCCATTTTTACAAGTAAATATCCATCCAACTGGCACCTATCGTTAGCCAGGGCAACAGCTGTTGCAAACATATTAGCAATGGGTTCTGAACTTCAAGGCCGTTTATGGCCGGAAGGAAAAGGGGATGCGAGCCCCAGGTATCCCAATGACTCACATTCTCAGCGCGCCGAAAATCGCCGTGTTGAAATTGACCTGCTATTTAATTAA